The Orcinus orca chromosome 1, mOrcOrc1.1, whole genome shotgun sequence DNA window TACCAGCCCAAAGCCTTTCCCCACAACTTCTCgttcacaatgaaaataaaagcatgcCAAACAATGAATAACAAACTTTTATTTAAGGACTgtacaaaagcaaacaaaatattcCATTCAggatctgtgatggttaattttactgGGCCATAGGGTGCccaaatatttggtcaaacattattctgagtaTTTCCTTTAGGggtttttagatgagattaacatttaaatcggtAGATTGAATAAAGCAAATTgctctccctaatgtgggtgggcctgatccaatcagttgaaggactAATGGAACCAAATAGCTGACCACCCCCCAAGTAAGAAAGAATTCTTCCTGCCTGACAGCCTTCAGACTGAGTCATCAACCTTTTTCCTACTTTAGACTCAAACTGAAATATTGGTTTTTGGGTCTTAAGCCTGTCAGCCTTTAAACAGGAATTACACCATGGGATCTCCTGGGTCTTGGGCCTTCAGACTTGGGATGGGAACTAAACCATTGGCTCACCTGGGCCTCCAACTTGCTGACTAaccctgcagatcttgggacttgccagcctccataatgGTGTGAacaaattccttataataaataaatatatatattcttcctgctgtgtgtgtgtgtgtgtgcgtgtgtgtgcgtctgtatacacacatataaaatatatattctggggcttccctggtggcgcagtggttgagagcccgcctgccgatgcaggggacacgggttcgtgccccggtccaggaagatcccacatgccgcggagcggctgggcgcgtgagccatggccgctgaggctgcgagtccggagcctgtgctccgcaacgggagaggccacaacagtgagaggcccgcgtaccgcaaaaaaaataaaataaaatacatattctgtttctctggagaaccctaatacatgCACTAAGAGAACTTCTGACAGACACATAGAGCCACTTTCTGTTGGGCAGAACTGTGCACCCATCTGCAAACTGATAGCCAACATCACCACAGAGAGGTCAGATCACATATGTGGTGTGACTTGAGAGTGATTAGGGTTCTTTCTGAAACCCACACCAAAAAAGCAAGTTCATTATTTTATCCTCACACCTGGTCTACCAACTTCCTATGTGAGATCAATACTCTCTGATCTAAGAGGCTGTTTGCTCCACAAATAGTCAAGTTTTCCAATATTATGGTCTTATAGAACAAAAGCTTCTGCACTGGTGGTTAAAACTGCCACTTCTTCTAGCTGGGCCTCTCTGAATCCCAGAGGGGATTCAAAAAGGCCAGTGCAACAGATGGCCTAACCCACTGCTGCCTTTTCAAGGCCACACACAGCTGAGCTGCTCTGTTTGAAGCCATACCTCCCAGCTTCCTCCTGAGGTTTTTCAGGATTACGGCTACCACGTTTAAAGTCCCCATACCTGGTTATCACCAAGTTAGCTTTGAAAACATGTACATTAGCACTGAATGTCACCAAACTATGCTGTAAACAGGatcaaggaaatagaaaagggtggcttttttttttttaactcccctGGCCTTCTGCCCTATAttccagaagaaagaaagaagagtgtgTGATCCAAAacatgtttacttttaaaaagctgGCTATGGGGGCTAGAGGCCTgaacagagaaaaggagaaaagcagtTCTTGACAGGATAAGTAAAAAGTCACTGGTCATCATAACTTCATGACTACAAGCCTGAGTGCAGGATGAGGCAGGATGAAGTGCTTTTAAACAGCCCCTCGAGTAAAGAGCCCCTGTATCTCAGTGACACACATTCAACACCACCACCTAAACCTAATCTGATTGTTCATTTGGTTTTCCTCCCATCTTTTTGCTcacaccacacggcttgtgggatcttagttccccaaccagggattgaacctgggccctcagcagtgaaagcatggagtactaaccactggaccgccagggaattcccatcattTGGTTTTCAAGAATTCTTCCAGGGCAATGTAAACTTCAAGTCCCCAGAAGGAAGACATGGTTTAGAACTGAGCCCTGGGAGAAAGTTGGTACAAGAGAAACCACAAAGGGGCctgggggaaaggaggagagacgGTCCAGAATCAGGTGGTTAGGCCAAGAGACTGAAATCCAGGGCACTGGGCTGGAGCATCTGGGGAGCAGGTGATGAGGCTCATCCCTAAAAAGAAGGAACCTTGAGCCCCTGCAGGGCTGGGCCAATGTCAGAGGGCCAGGACAGGATCATATCTGTGAGTGGGAGGAGCTCTTGTGCCTGAGCGGGGAGCAGAAGAGGGTCCACCTGCAGGGCCACGTCTCCATTAGCAAGACCTTTTTCTTCTGGCTTGGGGACAGTTGATTCTTCCGGTTTTTGGAGTTTAGAACAGATGATTAGAGGTGCCATGTTTTTCCCTCCATCATGAAGGCAAGGTTCAAAGAAAGGGCGAAGGGGGCCAGAGAAACTGTGGGTGAAAGTAAAGATGTGGGACTGGTTGGTCACGTTGTAGAAGGAAATGACTCCTGCTTCATAGTCCAGAAAAATCCCCACACACCGCGGGGGCTCTTTCAGGCGGAAGGAGGTCTGCGGGGATGTTAGGGCCTCGTACTCATTCTTGCGATTCTGTCGCAGGAGCCAGTGTCCATTGGCGGGCGAGGCGGTGACCTTCCCCTTCCTGCTCACTGACTCACTACACACCCCCAGGGCCCATTTGCTCTTGTCCGCCACAGACACCTCCCAGTAGTGACAGCCAGCTATGAAGTACTCAGAGCCCAGGACACTGACGACGAAGTCAAATCGCTGGGGGTTGTTGGGCACAGGCTGCCTTGTGTCTCCAAGCTTCACACACCTGCGGTCCTCAGACAGGATGAGTTTGGGATGCGCTGTGTCTGGGTCCAAGGTCACAGTCACTGCAGAGAGTCACAGAGATGTGAGGTTTGAGACGGCTAGGTCTCAAGGGATCTTTGAGTAGCTTTGGAGGGAATAATCATCCCTAGGTCTGCAACCACTGTCATCGGCCCATTTTAGTTTATGGTGCCCTCACCTTCACATGTCCTGGAACTAAAGAAAACTGTCTTCCAGTCTCCTAGATCTGCTGGTGGTCTGCTAAGTAAAAGAGGAAATGTTTCTCACCCATCTGTGAAGCTGCCTTAGTCCTTAGGAAATATTGCCTTTGTCTTTGCTGGTCCAAAGGAATCTAATGCGTGATAATAAACAGGCTTTGATGTTAGACCCTGTAGCTAGATAGCATattttgagtcccagctctgccacaagCTAGTTATGCGACCCTGGGCTTGTTATTCACCTCAaaaccttagtttcttcatctgtaaagaagGAATAATAGCACCACTGAATAATATGCTGGAGAAGCTGTTGTGCAGATCTGATGAGCTAATGCATGAGATAGTGCCTTGTTCACACAGTGAGTGTGTGACGCTCATTTTCTTAGCTAAAATTATTGCttataattatcattttaacatggtAATATAGAGAGACttctgtggtggcacagtggttaagaatccgcctgccaatgcagggggcatggttggatccccggtccaggaagatcccacatgccgcggagcggctaagcccgtgtgccacaactactgagcctgcgctctagaacccacaagccacaactactgagcctgtgtgctacaactactgaggctgcagaaaaataaaacactcatgcatccaaaaaaaaaaaaaatacaatgaggaaattaacatgcaaatgaaaaactcagaaaaatattttatgaaaaataggaCAAGAGTTAATATAGAAAAAGTCCCCACAAGTCGAAAAGTGCCAGAATAGGACAGGCGCAGACAAGCCATAAAGATAAAATACAAGTAACCAATGAacttaagaaaaatctcaaaaatcatAGAAAACCCATAAGAAGAGTAAACCAATTATTTGCCAGTGTTCTAAAAGAAGGGAGACTTTCTGaatcaaagattttttaaatttgataagcAGATAAACAgatttgacttaatttttttttttaattacagtctgCCCTCCAAAGGAACAGAGCAATGGGCTCTGAAATGTGGATCCATTAAACTGGTGCAACTTACCAAAGTGTAGCCGGGCCCTTCTCCAGcctaaaagacagaaaaagggaTTGTTAAAGTAATGGAGAAATGGAGACCTCCTGGTGCAGTTGGAGTGGGGGCAGGTAGAGTGGGGCGACAGGGAGAGTGCACCTCACCTGAGTTTGCTGCAGCTCTCTTTAACtctacaaaagaagaaacaagggGAGTGAGCTTTCACTGGAAACATAGAATCAACATAAGTTGGTATAGAAGTTATAAGAACAGGGGAACTTACTCAGTTCATGCCGGAGTTTCTCTAAAGAATAACAATTTGACAAATCAGAATGAGGGCTTGTACATGCCTGTGATGCTCCAGTCCCATCCCAACCGCATTCCCAGAGCAGATCCCCACTAGCAATACCCTGCACTTTCCCCATGACAGTGTTTCCAACAGCAATGGCTCCCAGCCATGGTCCTGGGGTCCCCAGAGATACTGCAGAGGGTCAGTGAGTCCCTATGGGAGCCAAACCTGACTTGCAGATTGAATCAACAACACATCTCACACATGTGAGTGATGGCAACATAAACGTATGTAGATGTTGTgggagaagaataaaatataagttcATTTAAAACTATTACTAATTTCCATTAGATTTGCTTATGCGTGTTTTCTCAatgtaaaatcaaatagacaTATCACGTGTCTGAGGATTTGGGGTTGTTGTCGTTATGAAGAGGGTCTCATACATGAACAGGTGGAGAAGCACTGTTCCACATATTCAGCTGAATGAGGATCCATCTACCTTGGATCCCACCGAAGGCAACGTCATGCCTGAGTGATAGAAGTGTCTCCCAGATGTCTTCACCTATGGAGGGTATCTCTCTTCTTGCTAAAACATTTCCCATTTAGTGACTACATAACAACTGTGCAGGAAAGAGGAGCACAGAATATTTGAGGAAAAAGAGGCTTTAGGGAGCCAGGATATTCCCCACCCTCATGCTTGAAGTATCCTTGCCCTTGGCCCCTCTCTTCTGCCCCAGGAGGTGAATCTAAGAGTCTCATCATAAAGCAAAGATGTCAGCAGAAGGAGGTTTGTGGCACGGAAGAGGAGCAGAACTTACTGAGGGCTTTATAGAGACGTCctaaaaaaacagagaaagaggcaCGAGTGAGCAGATCCTGCCGCTTTATTCCCAGGGCCCAGGAAGTCTCATCACTCCACCCCTATGCCCCCCAGgccccaaaccccacccctggCTGAAAGAATGATGACAATCCTATCAGCCCCCAATACAGTCACATCGTGCTAAGGGCAGACTGGGGAATTCACTGGTGCTGGTGCCACTTTCCAGATGACCTGGACTACCCTGACTTTGgttcctcttcccttcttttgTCTGTCTGGTTTCATTTCCGCTGTTCATATGAGTGTTTCCAATATGTTTGTAACCGAGTGTCCATGAGTGTATGCCTTGCCGCCCTTTTATAACTGTTTATAATATCTATGGTGTAAAACTAGCTGAAGGCCTACCATTGACTTATTGATGTGGGCTGTTATTCTCTACActaacctccccccaccccgctgaAGTACTGTGGAGAAACACAAATTTGGAGACCCCAGAAGGTCTGGGACATGTGCATATGCTTCTGTGCTTTGGGGAAGTACTTGCAGCCTCTCTGGAAGGGTCATCTGCCCACATTTTCCCCTTAGCACTGGCCCTGCCACACAGTTGAAATTATACATTTGAGTTcactgccaggccctgtgctaagggCTGGGCATATGTTAGGTGTTGGGCATTGGGGCAGTGAAGCTGAATATGATATGTTCCCTAACAAGATAACGGTTTATTTTTACCATTCCCACTACCAACAGCCTCCATTTAGTGTGTCCTGTTTTTATGATGTAGGCCCTGAATCTGCTCAACAATATGAGGTGCAtataattattattcccattttacagactggtggtctgaggctcagagggacATGGAAATTTATCCAGATTATCCAGCTGGTAAGTGGCCAAggaggcaggattcaaacccaagtctgtctgattCCTAGTTGGAGGCCTTCCCCACTATACCACACTGTTCCTTCCCTTCTAGGACACGACGGTCATTGTGTCCCTGAGGTGTGCACCCCTATGCTTTAACTAGTCTGGAGCAGAtgtgaggggggaagggaggagatgcCGAAATCACTGCAGGTGGAGCCATTTCTGAGCCAGTGACTTGTCTTCCCAGCTAGACTTCCAGAGGGCAGAGCCCCACCTGCTTTTTGGTACCTGGGGTGTCTGTCTTTTACCCTCAGTGGCCCAGAGCAAACATTCAATTAATGAAGACAAAATGACAATAAGGGAAAGGTTTCAGGCACTGTAGTAGGagttgtgtggggttttttttaagttgtctCTTTTAATCCTGAAAATAATCGGGTGAAGAGatctattatccccattttacagatgaggaaaccaaagctcagagcaGTAAAGCGACTTAACCCAGCCAGCAAGTGGCAGGTCTGAGCCAGGTGCTGCTGACTCCAGAGCCTATGCCCCTCCCACTGTGTCACACCACCTCTCTCAATGCAAAGATTGTATGGATCCTCCTGTAATAccattttaatatatgttaaaatagtaTATGAATCTTCTTTTTAGGTTATTGGTGGGAAAGCCAATGAAGGAACCTATGAATTTTGACCCCAGGCATCCCTTCGGCCACTGCTACCAACCCTATAACCccttgatattaaaaaataaattccaatggTATTAAcagagaatatatgtgtgtggggtgtgtgtgtgtgtgtgtgtgtgtgcgtgtgtgtatacacatacaccacatatatattgtatgtataacaACCACCAGCATTTATGTAGgagaaaaaatgttatttgttcCTTACCCCTTATCCTATATATATAATTACCTTTTTCTTTTGCATGGTCTGAGAGAAGATTTTCTAGAGgaaggaaagtaaaagaaaatgagattctgTGACATTACCTTGAGGGTCCCTGCTTCCTATTGAGTTTATGGGCTCTTGAACCTGTCCCCCTCtatctccacctccacctccctgaTCCAGGCCCTCATCTCTCTCATTTGGATGCCAGAAAGAGCGGCCCAAATTGCCCCCAAATTCTGTTTCGCTCCCTCTGGTCTCCTCTCAGCAGAGCAGCCAGAGAGAGCTTTCTGGAAGCACAATTCTGGTCAGGATAGCCCATTCACAGGTTCTCCACAGCTCCAAGGAGAAAGACGAAAACCCTTCATGGGATCTGCAAGGCCGCACATGCTGGTCCCAGCCTAACTCTGCAGCAGCACCTTCTGCCACCTTTCCCCTCACTTTTGCaccatgtttctttctcaagctGTTCTGCTGTGGGTGATTTCCTATTCCCTCTTCCCCCATGCCTGTCCATCTTCCAGATCAAACATCACTGGGAACATCATCTGGAAACTCCTCTGCCATCCCTGAAGTTTGGTTGGTTCCACCCAGTCACCatcttcccagccttcagaacttcCTTTTGTAGCGTCTGTACACAtttatttgtgtaattatttgATGCACGTATACCTCCCTGACTAGACAGAAGTTCCAAGAAGGCAAAGACCATGTCCGCTTTCACTCACTGTTGTGTCCCCAGCATCTGGTATAGTCTGCACCGCTTAGCAGAgaattatcaattatttgttgGGTCCCCTACCTTAGACCTACGCGACTCCCCCAGGATAAAATCAAGCCATGAGCTCAGAGACAAAATCACCAAACATACTGGAAGGCAAGCTATTACAAGGTAGAGTCAGCGGAACATACTGGAAGGCAAGCTATTACAAGGTAGAGTCAGCGGAAACTGGGAACAACAGGTTTtgacaccaccaccaccgtcaccacccAGCAGATGCTGGGATCTTCAGGTCCGGAATTTAGATTAGTGGGCCCTGGGgacacaaaaatgaacaaaacagagaaacataCCTGCCCAGCCCAGGACACTCACCTACCTCCATTGCGTGTTCATAGAGAAGCCTCtctggaagggagagagagagagagagatgtcagCTCGGCTTAAGGAAGGGCCTTTTCTAACAGGCAGAGCAGTCCAAGGGACCACAAGCTGCCTGAGCAGGACTTTGCTCCTTGTCTCTGTGGGTGTGTGACCATTAGAAAGGATTAGAGGGTCTTCAAACCATCAGACAGGGAAAGGAGTGTTCAGTTATGTGACTTTCAAGGTCCTTGGCAACCCTACGAGCCATGAAATGCAACCATATTAATGAGGGTTTTATCTAATGGATAtgattggatttctttttttttaagatgttggggggagtttattaattaattaattaattaatttttttttgctgggttgggtcttcgtttgtgtgtgagggctttctctagttgtggcaagcaggggccactcttcatcgcagtgcccgggcctttcactatcgcagcctctcttgttgcggagcacaggctccagacacgcaggcttagtagttgtggctcacgggcctagttgctccgcggcatgtgggatcttcccagaccagggctcgaacccgtgtcccctgcattagcaggcagattctcaaccactgcgccaccagggaagccctggatttcttAATTAATTAGAAGACTGGCATGATGCCAGTCTTCTAATTAATTCACAGCTCTGCCCAGGAGATTTCTGCACTTTCTATGATGCTCTCTTCAGTGTGGGTCCCCAGAACACAGCTCTACCAGTTTTCTCCCAAACAACCTATGGATAACTGTTAGGTCTCTGTCTGCTTCCTCCCAGCCTTTTCCTAGAGAGGCTGCAGTACCAATTCCTGCCAGCCTGGGCTCCCTTACCACTTAGTTACCTTTTGACCTTCTTTGCTTCCAGATGATGTAAATGCCCACCATGATGAAAATCCCCAGGACAGGCAGGATCACAGCAAGAGCCACTGCTGATGAGGAGAACCTCCCTGGAGATGGGGCTGAAACAGAAACCACCTGTGACCACCCTCGGAGAGC harbors:
- the ERMAP gene encoding erythroid membrane-associated protein, which codes for MKMASSSGSWLSRCFITLVFLQLPLRVSAPSPGRFSSSAVALAVILPVLGIFIMVGIYIIWKQRRSKERLLYEHAMEVENLLSDHAKEKGRLYKALKKLRHELKLKRAAANSGWRRARLHFVTVTLDPDTAHPKLILSEDRRCVKLGDTRQPVPNNPQRFDFVVSVLGSEYFIAGCHYWEVSVADKSKWALGVCSESVSRKGKVTASPANGHWLLRQNRKNEYEALTSPQTSFRLKEPPRCVGIFLDYEAGVISFYNVTNQSHIFTFTHSFSGPLRPFFEPCLHDGGKNMAPLIICSKLQKPEESTVPKPEEKGLANGDVALQVDPLLLPAQAQELLPLTDMILSWPSDIGPALQGLKVPSF